A single genomic interval of Flammeovirga agarivorans harbors:
- a CDS encoding SusD/RagB family nutrient-binding outer membrane lipoprotein, which yields MKKIIYNISVFILLIFSNSCTNQFEEINSNRHEYQEIEPEIIFPGVIKRSLDYIKGDMANQMYVQYSHQQSVGGGTFASYFFSHPTITNWWKYNYVDILQNVDDVILQFEGNEAYTNRVGMFKIWKAYVMSVVVGTWGPVPYKESLTGALSIGYDSEEEIIIDLLTQLNEVYEVLDPTLDTMNEPVFNGDVAKWKKFANTLILKLAIRYQTTSSECREFGKLSLEREEDFISSEEEAVTASWGTAEENWSWFYKRYVFVRNIVSFKVGHYFLTFMKDLKDPRVSKYAQKPELDYYVLDTLSRADGSRVAVQYVAPYLGAPKTLQFHDNWLMDDQDNPYSGLGRESFSNVGEEYLQPDLEVTFIGYAETCFIRAEAGLLNWGGGKTPQALYEEGIIASFAKKEMSDQVDEYLSNDGVRWGSSSEGVRDFRGIVSSKISRGPIQQVITQRWIDGYFQPFDGWCLIRRTDYFDIPPHFNALDRGGLGTNVPERMVYPSSEMSLNGVGYQEGVSLLGGVDYLDVPLSFSKRREWKDWGAMQPDLNNDLLRHWYGSTIEELDAQGVEYTIVEEL from the coding sequence ATGAAGAAAATTATATATAACATATCTGTATTTATCTTATTGATTTTTTCAAATTCATGTACCAACCAATTTGAAGAGATTAATTCTAACAGACATGAATATCAGGAAATTGAGCCGGAAATAATTTTTCCAGGTGTAATAAAGAGGAGCCTTGATTATATCAAAGGAGATATGGCGAATCAGATGTATGTTCAGTATTCTCACCAGCAATCGGTGGGTGGTGGTACATTTGCCTCATACTTCTTCTCTCATCCAACAATTACCAACTGGTGGAAATACAATTATGTAGACATTTTACAAAATGTTGATGATGTGATTCTCCAATTCGAAGGCAATGAAGCTTATACGAATAGAGTAGGTATGTTTAAAATTTGGAAAGCATATGTCATGTCAGTTGTCGTAGGTACTTGGGGACCTGTTCCTTACAAGGAAAGTTTAACAGGTGCGTTATCTATTGGTTACGATAGTGAGGAAGAGATTATTATTGATCTTCTTACTCAGCTGAATGAAGTTTATGAAGTGCTAGACCCTACGTTAGATACAATGAATGAACCTGTATTTAACGGAGACGTTGCAAAATGGAAGAAGTTTGCGAATACATTGATCCTAAAACTAGCGATTAGGTATCAAACGACTTCATCAGAATGTAGAGAGTTTGGTAAACTATCACTAGAAAGAGAAGAAGACTTCATCAGTAGTGAAGAAGAAGCAGTAACGGCTTCTTGGGGTACAGCAGAAGAAAACTGGAGCTGGTTCTACAAAAGGTATGTCTTTGTAAGAAATATTGTAAGCTTTAAAGTAGGACACTATTTTCTTACGTTCATGAAAGATCTAAAAGATCCTAGAGTTTCAAAATATGCTCAGAAGCCAGAACTAGATTATTATGTATTAGATACTTTATCGAGAGCTGATGGTTCGAGAGTAGCAGTACAATATGTCGCTCCTTATTTAGGAGCACCAAAAACACTTCAGTTTCATGATAATTGGTTAATGGATGATCAAGACAATCCTTACTCTGGTTTAGGTCGTGAAAGTTTCTCTAATGTTGGAGAAGAATATTTACAGCCTGATTTAGAAGTGACATTCATTGGATATGCTGAAACATGTTTTATCAGAGCAGAAGCAGGTTTATTGAATTGGGGAGGAGGAAAAACACCTCAGGCACTCTATGAAGAAGGTATCATTGCTTCATTTGCTAAAAAAGAAATGTCTGATCAAGTTGATGAGTATTTATCTAATGATGGTGTACGTTGGGGATCATCTTCAGAAGGAGTAAGAGACTTTAGAGGTATTGTATCTTCTAAAATTAGTAGAGGGCCAATTCAACAAGTGATTACACAAAGATGGATTGATGGATATTTCCAACCATTCGATGGATGGTGTCTAATTAGAAGAACGGATTATTTTGATATTCCTCCACACTTTAATGCTTTAGATAGAGGTGGATTAGGAACAAATGTACCGGAAAGAATGGTTTATCCTTCTTCAGAAATGAGTTTAAATGGAGTAGGTTACCAAGAAGGAGTGAGCTTACTAGGTGGTGTAGATTATTTAGATGTTCCTTTAAGTTTCTCAAAAAGAAGAGAATGGAAAGATTGGGGGGCAATGCAACCTGATTTGAACAATGACCTGTTGAGACACTGGTACGGTAGCACTATTGAAGAATTAGATGCTCAAGGAGTAGAATATACTATTGTTGAAGAACTTTAA
- a CDS encoding SusC/RagA family TonB-linked outer membrane protein: MKRIITTILFLLSIYSLTYAQTETHIVEGVVLEEASDIPLPGVNVLVKGTAKGAVTNLEGKFSLEAGIDDILVFSFIGLEPKEIKVGYQTSLQVSLKEDTKQLKEVVVTALGIDRDKESLSYATQQVETEELLQGKQSDFITNLSGKVAGVQITASDSPTGSSRVVIRGVSSLAKDNQPLYVIDGVPIESGSGDSGVTVGGGNNIDYGGGASFVNPEDIADIQVLKGANAAALYGSRATNGVIMITTKKSNKKNKGWGVSYGLNYQVREVSQYPDYQNVYGAGNAFRLGANEQYIDPVTGLPLLNQYNRSWGSPMLGQEVIGYNGQPTTYDVNPNNVKDFFQRGSTMTNSFSIQKSGNNGSVYISYTRLNADDIVDTQNEQVRNTFNVRATTKVTDFLDVDTKMTYVGENTDNRMHKNGSVHNPYYIFTFMHRNANLEDLKPWKDENGNEFGQRNTFSNPYWAIYENSNNDKLSRILPTITLNAKIANGLSFKTRVGGDLQFRSGEVFNNKGSVNDPDGFFSTFNRDIAVWNYEAFLNYSKRVRKFDILVNVGVSRFDRRMNYTRTDFNSLVAADFGSSANAATYPEVFQTEEKKRINSVFATTSIGYNDFIYFDLTARNDWSSTLPESNNSYFYPSVGTSFIFTNALNMSSDVLSFGKLRGSIAQVGNDTDFNQINNTYSYGGNYNGYAWVSNQTVMRNTDLKPESTTSWELGTELKFFGGRISLDATYYDNVTSNQIIRINMPKGSGYDYKMINAGEVQNTGVELVLGTKIIDKKAFNWDININWSKNTSMVNSLYKDEKTGVDITQIRYRGLRDISVNAEVGQPFGVIRGSTWLTDDEGRKLVSAEGVPIQNQEQVLGNAQPDWLGAVTNTFKYKNLDFSFLIDAKIGGQIFSETYSRAETWGNTKSSLGGRDEYWFSNTILGENNQERAGIGEDGRVYGDYDRDKGIMLDAWIAERNPETGEWKAVKKNDAYISPQTFWQLGTSNASEYNIYDASYVKLREVSIGYNIPQKLLRKFKIKRMRIAAVGRNLWIIYQNTPKGIDPEAASYSGNGQGIEVGSLPPTSTLGIDFRINF, translated from the coding sequence ATGAAACGAATAATTACAACTATACTGTTTTTACTTTCTATCTATTCTCTAACTTATGCTCAAACAGAGACACACATTGTCGAAGGCGTAGTGTTAGAAGAAGCTTCAGATATTCCTTTACCCGGTGTAAATGTTCTTGTGAAAGGAACTGCCAAAGGTGCTGTGACAAACTTAGAAGGTAAATTTAGTTTAGAAGCAGGTATTGATGATATTCTTGTATTCTCATTTATAGGTTTAGAACCTAAAGAGATAAAAGTAGGGTATCAAACATCATTACAGGTATCTCTAAAAGAAGATACGAAACAATTAAAGGAAGTTGTTGTAACGGCTCTTGGTATTGATAGAGATAAGGAGAGTTTAAGTTATGCAACACAACAAGTTGAAACAGAAGAATTACTTCAAGGAAAGCAATCAGACTTCATTACCAATTTATCAGGTAAAGTTGCTGGTGTGCAGATTACAGCTTCAGATTCTCCAACAGGATCGAGTAGAGTGGTAATTAGAGGTGTATCTTCTTTAGCTAAAGACAATCAACCGTTATATGTAATTGATGGTGTTCCTATCGAAAGTGGCTCTGGTGATTCTGGTGTTACTGTCGGAGGTGGCAATAACATTGATTACGGAGGAGGAGCAAGTTTTGTGAATCCAGAAGATATTGCAGATATACAAGTGCTAAAAGGAGCGAATGCTGCTGCCCTGTACGGCTCTAGAGCTACCAATGGTGTGATTATGATTACTACTAAGAAAAGTAATAAGAAAAATAAAGGTTGGGGAGTATCTTATGGGTTGAATTATCAGGTAAGAGAAGTTTCTCAGTACCCAGATTACCAAAATGTCTATGGTGCTGGTAATGCATTCCGATTGGGAGCTAATGAGCAATATATTGATCCAGTGACAGGTTTACCTTTGCTAAATCAATACAATAGAAGCTGGGGTTCGCCAATGTTAGGTCAAGAAGTGATCGGTTATAATGGTCAGCCAACAACTTATGATGTTAACCCGAACAATGTTAAAGATTTCTTCCAAAGAGGAAGTACTATGACTAACTCGTTTTCAATTCAGAAAAGTGGTAACAATGGTTCAGTATATATATCATATACTCGTCTTAATGCTGACGATATTGTTGATACTCAGAATGAACAAGTTAGAAATACATTCAATGTAAGAGCGACAACTAAAGTAACTGACTTTCTTGATGTCGATACAAAAATGACTTATGTAGGGGAGAACACTGATAATAGAATGCATAAAAATGGTAGTGTTCATAACCCATATTATATTTTCACTTTCATGCATAGAAATGCAAACCTAGAAGACTTAAAACCTTGGAAAGATGAAAATGGTAATGAATTTGGACAAAGAAATACATTTTCAAACCCTTACTGGGCGATCTATGAAAACTCTAACAATGACAAATTGAGTAGAATTTTACCTACAATTACACTAAATGCAAAGATTGCCAATGGCCTATCTTTTAAAACTAGAGTAGGAGGTGATTTACAATTTAGAAGTGGTGAGGTATTCAATAATAAGGGTTCTGTGAATGACCCAGATGGTTTCTTTAGTACGTTTAATAGAGATATTGCCGTTTGGAACTACGAAGCATTCTTAAACTACAGTAAGCGTGTTAGAAAATTTGATATCCTTGTCAATGTAGGTGTAAGTAGATTCGACCGAAGAATGAATTATACTAGAACAGATTTTAATTCATTAGTTGCTGCTGATTTTGGTAGTAGTGCGAATGCGGCTACTTACCCTGAGGTTTTCCAGACAGAAGAAAAGAAACGTATTAATTCAGTGTTTGCTACAACTTCAATAGGGTATAATGATTTTATCTATTTTGATTTAACAGCCCGTAATGATTGGAGTTCTACTTTACCTGAATCTAACAATTCGTACTTCTATCCAAGTGTAGGTACTTCATTCATCTTCACAAATGCATTAAATATGTCGAGTGATGTATTATCATTTGGTAAATTAAGAGGTTCAATCGCACAAGTAGGTAATGATACAGATTTTAACCAAATCAATAATACTTACAGTTATGGTGGTAATTATAACGGTTATGCATGGGTATCTAATCAAACCGTTATGCGAAATACAGATTTAAAGCCTGAAAGTACAACTTCTTGGGAATTGGGTACTGAATTGAAGTTTTTTGGTGGCAGAATCTCATTAGATGCAACATATTATGATAATGTTACTTCCAACCAAATTATTAGAATCAATATGCCAAAAGGTTCTGGTTATGATTATAAAATGATTAATGCCGGAGAAGTACAAAATACAGGTGTAGAATTGGTTTTAGGCACTAAAATAATAGACAAAAAAGCGTTCAACTGGGATATTAATATTAACTGGTCGAAGAATACATCAATGGTTAATTCTTTATATAAAGACGAAAAAACAGGTGTTGATATCACTCAGATCAGATATAGAGGATTAAGAGATATTTCAGTAAATGCAGAAGTGGGTCAACCATTTGGTGTTATCAGAGGATCAACATGGTTAACAGATGATGAAGGACGTAAATTGGTATCTGCAGAGGGTGTGCCTATCCAAAATCAAGAGCAGGTTTTAGGTAATGCACAACCGGATTGGTTAGGTGCTGTGACTAATACTTTCAAGTATAAGAACCTAGACTTTAGTTTCTTGATTGACGCAAAAATTGGAGGTCAAATATTCAGTGAAACGTATTCAAGAGCTGAAACTTGGGGTAATACAAAGTCTTCATTAGGAGGTAGAGATGAATATTGGTTTAGTAATACCATCTTAGGAGAAAACAACCAAGAAAGAGCAGGTATCGGTGAAGATGGAAGAGTGTATGGCGACTATGATAGAGACAAGGGAATTATGCTAGACGCTTGGATTGCTGAAAGAAACCCAGAAACTGGAGAATGGAAAGCGGTGAAGAAAAATGATGCTTATATCAGTCCTCAAACATTCTGGCAATTAGGTACTTCAAATGCGAGTGAATATAATATTTATGATGCTTCATATGTAAAATTAAGAGAAGTTTCTATTGGTTATAATATACCTCAGAAATTATTGAGAAAGTTTAAAATCAAGAGAATGCGTATTGCTGCAGTAGGTAGAAACTTATGGATTATTTATCAAAATACTCCAAAAGGTATCGATCCTGAAGCTGCTTCTTATTCTGGTAATGGTCAAGGTATTGAGGTGGGATCTTTACCTCCAACAAGTACACTTGGTATTGATTTTAGAATTAACTTTTAA
- a CDS encoding glycoside hydrolase family 71/99-like protein: protein MNLFFQELKNYLLSVFVVFIICYPIEGYSQGSNLVIEATLHNNLDNKSLQPVKGPHEVASIKGKGAWKINKEENKSLAHLYFDVNEKQFNLKGQTLTITLEYLSKGPGFVQFKYDSYDQKVKVNNQAKGAWKLGKQFNFQKNNKWITTTFTINDARFNKKCDNHDIVILIGSDEEVYVRSLKISRDPNSAPKVIKSISATLGSNPTFNKVIAVRGNGETATQPINIDGIDAWEVKSKGNKNVKMIYFDVNAKEFIAESDKLYAYLEYLDKGNGNIIITYDSKDVGVQVNPKAKPGSWKKAHACKLTNSGKWKKAYFEIDDARFQKNCNGHDIRINFNTGEQAIVKKLKFAKSKEELNKENETGAGAGASNSISASLGKSPSFNSLVAIKANSETANKPIELDGKASWEVQAVKNEGVKMIYFDVKSKEYINSDDQIFGYIEYLDKGNGSVTIFYDSKDESFQKNPKAKPGAWKKAHAFKLTNSGKWKKAYFEIADARFQKNCNGHDLRINFNTGENPIISKLKFAKSKEDLNKEKETSAETIASNTISASLGKSPSFNSLVAIKANSETANKPIDLDGRTAWEVQAVKNEDVKMIYFDVKSKEYINSNDQIFGYIEYLDKGNGNVTVFYDSKDESFQKNPKAKPGAWKKAHSFKLTNSGKWKKSYFTISDARFQKNCNGHDLRINFNTGENPIISKLKFAKSKAALNQGDAVTNSIVIASRLEKKPTFVGIVAIKGGTETLNETVTIDGVEAWDIKSKANNNVKMLYFDILSKEIVSESPKIFGYLEYLDKGTGNAAIFYDSKDKNFKKNPKTTPGAWKTAHAFKLKDSGKWKKAYFEIADARFEKNCNGHDIRVNINSNDKAIIRELKLANTKEGLEKEVKRAAVYVKKNVKMNTKHSKTFKFSTADMKVYTGYQGWFNAPKDGSGLHWKHYQKNFIKKQPLSVDNIRVDAWPDLSEFPESAKYDTPFKHKDGSTAQLFSSVNPVTQDIHFRWMKEYNIDAAFVQRFVTSAASPLINPNLNKVLVNSLEAAKKHNRGVAIMYDLSGMKGDKGVEDFIKDWKELVDKIKLTTKYKDVYLSTNGKPLVAIWGVGFDPKKKTRKYYLEHCEKIIDFLQNDPDYGGCSILLGVPTRWRDGVFDATNDPLFHDLVRRSDIVLPWYTGRIKEGKYPDFYPIIEDDIVWCKEEKLDFMPVLFPGFSWYNMHRDSKLNQIPRLKGEFFWEQMHGAAKAGAKMVYIGMFDEIDEATCFFKITNDIPVGLQMVDNEGLPTDHYLWLVKEGRKMLDNPSNLRKEIPTRKMEK, encoded by the coding sequence ATGAATTTATTTTTTCAGGAATTAAAAAACTACTTACTAAGTGTTTTTGTAGTATTCATTATCTGCTATCCTATAGAAGGCTACTCTCAAGGAAGTAATTTGGTCATTGAAGCTACATTACACAATAATTTAGACAATAAAAGTCTTCAACCTGTAAAAGGACCTCATGAGGTTGCTTCCATAAAAGGCAAAGGTGCATGGAAGATTAACAAGGAAGAAAATAAATCTTTAGCTCATTTATATTTTGATGTCAATGAGAAGCAATTCAATTTAAAAGGACAGACACTAACTATTACTTTAGAGTATCTTTCTAAAGGACCCGGGTTTGTTCAATTTAAATATGATAGCTATGACCAAAAGGTCAAAGTAAACAACCAAGCGAAAGGTGCTTGGAAATTAGGAAAACAGTTCAACTTCCAAAAAAATAATAAATGGATCACCACAACCTTTACTATTAACGATGCCCGTTTCAATAAGAAATGTGACAATCATGATATTGTAATCCTTATAGGTTCAGATGAAGAAGTTTATGTTAGGTCATTAAAAATTTCTCGCGATCCTAATTCTGCTCCAAAGGTGATTAAATCTATTTCCGCTACTTTGGGAAGCAACCCAACATTTAATAAAGTAATCGCAGTAAGAGGAAATGGAGAAACAGCTACTCAACCGATCAACATTGATGGTATCGATGCTTGGGAGGTAAAATCAAAAGGCAATAAAAATGTCAAGATGATTTATTTTGATGTGAATGCTAAAGAATTTATTGCCGAGAGTGACAAACTTTATGCTTATTTAGAATACCTTGATAAAGGTAACGGTAATATTATCATCACCTATGATAGTAAAGATGTAGGTGTACAAGTAAACCCTAAAGCAAAACCAGGCTCTTGGAAAAAAGCACATGCATGTAAACTGACAAATTCCGGAAAATGGAAGAAAGCCTATTTCGAAATCGATGATGCCCGTTTCCAGAAGAATTGTAATGGACATGATATTAGAATCAATTTCAATACCGGTGAACAAGCTATCGTCAAAAAACTGAAATTTGCTAAAAGTAAAGAAGAACTTAATAAAGAAAATGAGACAGGTGCTGGCGCTGGTGCAAGTAACTCTATCTCTGCTTCTTTAGGTAAAAGCCCATCATTTAATAGTCTTGTAGCTATTAAAGCAAACAGTGAAACTGCCAATAAACCTATTGAATTGGACGGAAAGGCTTCCTGGGAAGTTCAAGCAGTGAAAAATGAAGGTGTTAAGATGATCTATTTCGATGTGAAGTCGAAAGAATACATCAATTCAGACGATCAGATTTTTGGTTATATCGAATACCTAGACAAGGGCAATGGTAGTGTAACCATTTTCTATGATAGTAAAGACGAAAGTTTTCAGAAAAATCCAAAAGCAAAACCTGGTGCTTGGAAAAAAGCGCATGCTTTTAAACTGACAAATTCTGGAAAGTGGAAGAAAGCTTATTTCGAAATCGCTGATGCCCGTTTCCAAAAAAACTGTAATGGACATGATTTAAGAATCAATTTCAATACAGGTGAAAATCCTATTATCAGCAAACTGAAATTTGCTAAAAGTAAAGAAGATTTAAATAAAGAAAAAGAGACGAGTGCTGAAACAATTGCAAGTAATACTATCTCAGCTTCTTTAGGTAAAAGCCCATCATTTAATAGTCTTGTGGCTATTAAAGCAAACAGTGAGACTGCCAATAAACCTATTGACTTGGATGGCAGAACTGCTTGGGAAGTTCAAGCTGTGAAGAATGAAGATGTTAAGATGATCTATTTCGATGTGAAGTCGAAAGAGTACATCAATTCAAACGATCAGATTTTTGGTTACATCGAATACCTAGACAAAGGCAATGGTAATGTGACCGTTTTCTATGATAGTAAAGACGAAAGCTTTCAGAAAAATCCAAAAGCAAAACCTGGTGCTTGGAAAAAAGCACATTCATTTAAACTGACAAATTCAGGCAAGTGGAAGAAATCATACTTCACCATATCTGATGCTCGTTTCCAAAAAAACTGTAATGGACATGATTTAAGAATCAATTTCAATACGGGTGAAAATCCTATTATCAGTAAACTGAAATTTGCCAAAAGTAAAGCGGCTTTAAACCAAGGTGATGCAGTAACAAATTCTATTGTAATTGCTTCTCGTTTAGAGAAAAAGCCAACTTTTGTAGGTATAGTTGCCATTAAAGGTGGTACAGAAACGTTAAATGAAACGGTGACTATTGATGGAGTGGAAGCTTGGGATATCAAGTCTAAAGCGAACAATAATGTCAAAATGCTTTACTTTGATATTCTATCTAAAGAAATTGTTTCAGAAAGTCCTAAGATTTTTGGTTACCTAGAATACCTTGACAAGGGAACAGGTAATGCTGCAATTTTCTATGATAGTAAAGACAAAAATTTCAAGAAAAATCCAAAAACAACGCCTGGTGCTTGGAAAACAGCACATGCTTTTAAATTAAAGGATTCTGGAAAATGGAAGAAAGCTTATTTTGAAATTGCTGATGCTCGTTTCGAGAAAAATTGTAATGGACATGATATAAGAGTTAACATTAATTCGAATGATAAAGCGATAATCAGAGAACTTAAATTGGCAAACACCAAAGAAGGGTTAGAGAAAGAAGTGAAGAGGGCAGCTGTTTATGTCAAGAAGAATGTAAAAATGAACACCAAACACAGTAAAACATTCAAGTTCTCTACTGCAGATATGAAGGTTTATACTGGGTACCAAGGTTGGTTTAATGCACCAAAAGACGGTTCTGGTTTACATTGGAAACACTACCAAAAGAACTTTATTAAAAAGCAGCCTTTATCAGTTGACAATATTCGAGTAGATGCATGGCCTGACTTAAGTGAATTCCCTGAATCTGCAAAATATGATACTCCTTTTAAACACAAGGACGGTTCAACGGCACAGTTATTCTCTTCTGTAAATCCAGTGACACAGGATATTCATTTCCGTTGGATGAAAGAGTATAATATTGATGCTGCCTTTGTACAGCGTTTTGTAACTTCAGCTGCTTCTCCATTGATCAATCCAAACTTAAATAAGGTATTGGTTAATAGCCTTGAGGCTGCGAAAAAGCACAACAGAGGTGTGGCCATTATGTATGACTTGTCTGGTATGAAAGGTGATAAAGGTGTTGAAGATTTTATTAAAGACTGGAAAGAGTTAGTGGATAAAATCAAGCTAACTACTAAATATAAAGATGTCTATTTATCGACGAACGGCAAGCCATTAGTAGCGATATGGGGTGTCGGTTTCGACCCCAAGAAAAAGACAAGAAAATATTACCTAGAGCACTGTGAGAAGATCATCGATTTTCTTCAAAATGATCCTGATTATGGTGGTTGCTCTATTCTATTGGGCGTTCCTACGCGTTGGAGAGATGGTGTCTTTGATGCCACAAATGATCCTCTATTCCATGATTTGGTACGAAGAAGTGATATTGTTTTACCTTGGTACACAGGTAGAATCAAAGAAGGAAAATACCCTGACTTCTACCCTATCATTGAAGACGATATTGTATGGTGTAAGGAAGAAAAGCTTGATTTTATGCCTGTACTATTCCCTGGTTTCAGTTGGTACAATATGCACAGAGATTCTAAATTAAATCAGATTCCAAGACTGAAAGGAGAATTCTTCTGGGAGCAAATGCATGGTGCTGCAAAAGCTGGTGCAAAGATGGTATATATCGGCATGTTTGATGAAATTGATGAAGCTACTTGTTTCTTCAAAATCACCAATGACATTCCAGTGGGATTACAAATGGTAGACAATGAGGGGTTACCTACTGACCACTATTTATGGTTAGTTAAAGAAGGAAGAAAAATGTTAGACAATCCTTCAAACTTAAGAAAGGAAATTCCTACTCGAAAAATGGAAAAATAA
- a CDS encoding T9SS type A sorting domain-containing protein: MKLNKEIIFVLFFIITKPTSVFSQDTWQSDLVNIDDDGNLTYFVDPTSGIKLPDFSSAGYKSGNEEIPDVPVKLTIDPIDGDNTAHIQAAIDQVGQIEADENGIRGAVLLNPGQYDVHGIIRLKYSGVILRGSGDKEDVTENTILYGVGNDPSGRPVIHIGGGQNTVFSTEIANTRSNIVDDTVKVGQKHFQVEDASKYKIGDEIIIYHPCTAEWIESVDYGGTAGDAPWVVDEQPIIYHTTITAINCNTIYTNSPVFNDLVRSLSQSYIYVHDNTGFIENAGLEDLRIDIEYDTSDPDDKDHASSAVKCTQLQDSWIKNCEFIHFYYAGVDIYSSRNLTISDCEANDPIGPSSGGYKYNYCTNTATQNVLFTNCIARKGRHNFVSNGTSSVAGIVFYNCTSIDPLTASEGHRRWTTGMLFDNFRDYGENPGRVLGLFNRGNWGTGHGWSSANSVAWNCDVTREGADDGQIVIQKPPTGQNFAIGCKGIVDNLGPFSNPEGYIEGTNNEAQLIPSSLYEAQLNSRLKKLNDDVLVTIDEQNSCEGFTWIDGNTYYESTNEPTFTLQNIHGCDSVVQLNLTITNTVAVRKVSVNGNVLTANNPNATYVWVDCDNDYSIIEGETDQSFVVTEKGNYAVMLTEEGCTVISDCINMTTVGIIDNQLGVQVKVFPNPIAQNFKVDLGKQFNQARIELRNVNGRLVFSNEYNHQQILDIEVDQPKGVYFLTIYGDGKKASIRIVKN, translated from the coding sequence ATGAAGTTAAATAAGGAAATTATATTTGTATTATTTTTTATAATTACAAAACCAACCTCTGTTTTTAGTCAAGATACATGGCAATCTGATCTAGTTAATATCGATGATGATGGAAATTTGACCTACTTCGTTGATCCTACATCTGGTATTAAACTTCCAGATTTTTCAAGTGCAGGATATAAAAGTGGTAATGAAGAAATTCCTGATGTCCCTGTAAAACTAACCATTGATCCTATTGATGGTGATAATACAGCCCATATTCAGGCAGCGATCGATCAAGTTGGACAAATAGAAGCTGACGAAAATGGAATTAGAGGGGCAGTATTACTCAATCCAGGTCAATATGATGTCCATGGTATTATCAGGTTAAAATATTCTGGAGTGATATTAAGAGGCTCTGGCGATAAAGAGGACGTTACAGAAAATACAATTCTATATGGTGTTGGAAACGATCCCTCTGGCAGACCTGTAATCCACATTGGAGGTGGTCAAAACACTGTTTTCAGTACGGAAATTGCCAATACAAGATCAAATATAGTAGATGATACAGTAAAAGTTGGGCAAAAGCACTTTCAGGTAGAAGATGCAAGTAAATATAAGATAGGTGATGAAATTATTATTTACCATCCTTGTACTGCAGAATGGATAGAAAGTGTTGACTACGGCGGGACTGCTGGAGATGCCCCTTGGGTTGTAGATGAACAACCAATTATTTATCACACAACTATTACAGCTATAAATTGTAATACAATATATACCAACAGTCCTGTTTTTAATGATCTAGTTCGTAGCTTATCACAATCCTATATTTATGTGCATGACAATACTGGATTTATAGAAAATGCTGGACTAGAAGATTTGCGTATTGATATTGAATACGACACTTCAGACCCAGATGATAAAGACCATGCTAGTTCGGCAGTTAAGTGTACACAATTGCAGGATTCATGGATTAAAAATTGTGAGTTCATACACTTTTATTATGCTGGTGTTGATATATATTCATCAAGAAACCTAACCATTTCAGATTGTGAAGCAAATGATCCTATTGGTCCATCTAGCGGTGGTTATAAGTATAATTATTGTACAAATACCGCTACTCAGAATGTATTATTCACAAATTGTATAGCAAGGAAAGGTCGCCATAATTTTGTATCGAATGGTACGAGTTCTGTAGCTGGAATTGTATTTTATAATTGTACTTCTATAGATCCTCTTACAGCCTCTGAAGGGCATAGGAGATGGACTACAGGTATGTTATTTGATAATTTTAGAGATTATGGTGAAAATCCTGGTCGAGTACTCGGTCTTTTTAATAGAGGAAATTGGGGTACAGGTCATGGATGGTCATCAGCAAATTCTGTAGCATGGAATTGTGATGTTACAAGAGAAGGTGCAGATGATGGACAAATTGTAATTCAGAAACCACCAACAGGACAAAATTTTGCCATTGGATGTAAAGGTATCGTTGACAACCTTGGACCTTTTTCAAATCCTGAAGGGTACATTGAAGGAACCAATAACGAGGCCCAACTTATTCCCTCATCATTATATGAAGCACAACTAAATAGTCGTTTAAAGAAACTTAACGATGATGTTTTAGTGACTATAGATGAGCAAAATTCTTGTGAAGGATTTACTTGGATAGATGGAAACACCTATTATGAAAGTACAAATGAACCAACATTTACACTTCAGAACATACACGGATGTGATTCTGTAGTTCAATTGAATCTTACAATAACAAATACTGTTGCTGTGAGAAAAGTATCCGTAAATGGCAACGTTCTTACAGCCAACAACCCTAATGCCACTTATGTTTGGGTAGATTGTGATAATGACTACAGTATTATTGAAGGGGAAACTGATCAATCTTTTGTGGTTACAGAAAAAGGAAATTATGCTGTAATGTTAACTGAAGAAGGTTGTACAGTAATTTCTGATTGTATTAATATGACCACGGTTGGCATTATTGATAATCAATTGGGTGTTCAGGTGAAAGTTTTCCCGAATCCTATCGCACAAAATTTTAAAGTTGATTTGGGTAAACAATTCAATCAAGCTAGAATAGAACTACGCAATGTTAACGGTAGATTAGTATTTTCAAATGAATACAATCACCAACAAATTCTTGATATTGAAGTTGATCAACCTAAAGGTGTATACTTTCTTACTATTTACGGAGACGGTAAAAAGGCTTCGATACGGATAGTCAAAAATTAA